The segment tattaaagcaaGCACAGGATTTAACGTTAGACGATCGTGatttctttttgtatttaagagACCAAAATTTTACGAAACCTATTTTGTTCACAAATAACTAACTTCCATCAAAtcaatactaaataatatggtAATTTACTACGAGTACCTTCTCTATTTCCCTATTTTGTATTCTTAGAgaaacttaatactaatacaatagaaaacttcttaatacaaaaattaaactaagaaCATATATCttaggctggcaacgcacttgcgagccctctggcccTGAGAGAGTTCATTAGTATCCCTTAATATCCCACAAGCCCCCTATCCCTAAGAAAAACATGAAATGCTATACctttatataacaatttatgaattaggtgagttgccatttaatgaattattaatagttagtaatttcatttttatcaactcaaatatcaaatttattcTCACAACGTTTATTCAAAAAACTCAACCAATCAATTATTACTGACAGATTTTACGACAAAACATTAACGATAAAGTTCGTGCTCAACagacaaaattatatatttgatattcTACTACTAGTGAATATTCATGGGGTCGAATGTTCTCACATTTCAGTGttccaattttaaacaatGAATGTAAGCaataattcaaatttggaaTGCGAATTCCATATTTGCATCAGGCATGTGATGCGTATGTCTCGATGGGTTGGGTTTTTTCCAGTTTCGGGGCTTAACAAGTCTTCGATAAACGAATTAAGGTAAGCAACTCAACATTTGAATTAGGAATTAGGAAACGGTAcaacttatttttgtattgcTTAAAGCGCtcaaattatctatttattaaaacattattaaacgtTAAACTGACATTTAGAAAACAGAAGGCGAGTATCtactgttaatattatattgtatttagtttaataatgcTAAGATTTCTATTGGTCATTCAATATTCATATCTTTCCAGATGCAAGACACGATCTTTTTGCTACATTTTCAACATTCTCCTAATAGTTGCTCATTTTCTCATCTCCTGTCTGAGTTTCTATCACTTCTCTATAACACTTGAATTGGAAAATTTCAGTgagtatgttttattttatattgttagatGAGCTTTAACGCCTGTTTTATCGATACTTTCGCGGGCggttagtaaataaattcatCCATTTGTTGCCGTTTGTTTCTATGTCTTTATTTTATCCGTATTTTTaccgtacgagcaagtgttaCATACGGCAAACctgttcttaatttaaaatcttttattttcagCAAAATTCATATTCTACTCTACAGGTTTTCTTAGTGTGGTATCATTTACGGTATTGGCAAGAAAATGGCCAAGAGTTCTGAGAGGCGTGGCAAAACTCGAACAATCGTTTGCACCGATGCGCACAGAGAAACCGAACCCGTCGAAATTCGTTGTTTACTCATACGCCATCATGCTCTTAGCACTGAGTaagtttttagattttaagttgaaattgtaataaagtaattatttaacattccaaaagttgtaaaacaaattcttacggaaaatataaacataaaaaattgtcacACAAATTGCATTATAAAGGAttgtaaagtattttattcttCGAATGTGAATTCTCGTCACAAACAGGTTTCTTGCGTCGGCTAACTGTGGAGCGTCAATGTTTCAATTGGTTTGTGACGTTTTACgtacaattttaattgttataatgttATAGTGTATATGTCACTGGCTGATGTATTTaagttagttatttaaatatattcgaCGTCCTGGCGGACGGAAAAACTGTGTTCAGTTTGAGTTTCCACCACACCAACTTATTTTCTCTTTAGGatcatgtatataataaataaaattaagggaaggaagatatttaatttttttaattgaattagaTGTCGCCAACCTCGTAAGCGTAGCCACGCTCATAGCTCAATACGCCGTGCTGTGTACTGAATGAAGGATGCTACACTAAACAGTTCGGCTTTCTTAAGTACTTTAAATTGCAAGAATTGTACTAAGGatggaattaatatttttgttttgatgaACATTgcgtttattatttgttttattacttctataatctatatttcaaCAGCTAGTAGATTTTAAACTACTTGTTTCCGTTATGTTAAGAAGTTCCGAATTTGTTTTGGAACCAAACACAGTGTGTTGAAATCGGAAAGTTTCTcgggaattttaaattatctacGGAATCGCTGCTCGTTTGATTAAGTAATTACTGTTGACCaactaaattatgtttattaactttCAGTTGAACATATTTTATCCATCAATTATAAGCTAACGTTCATAATGAATTGTATGAAAGAACAAAGTATCAATAACAACGTAATTATCAGATACGTACAGGTGTATGTTACACAAATTTTTCGGCTTATTACATTCAGTTTGTGGAAAGGTGCAATATATAAGGTAGGAAATTTGTAATTGCGatgtattaaacaattattggaTACCAAAAATATTCCAGGAAggagggagcgttcaagtattacgtaacgtattttgggagggggggggggttccATTTGTAAGACGTTACAATGCGGGGcgggaatatttttttcgacttacaccacataatagtaactaaagagtcactaggtggtcatgAAACgatttactatacttgggtactgaaaaacgttatggCGTGTTACATGGGGGGGTGTCAATAATGTCCAAAAATTgggttacgtaatacttgaacgctcccaaacttgaaaattgatatttattattcgttgttctattttcaaaacttGGGAAAGtttgttaaaatgttttattttaatgtattgaaagtactaaaaatagaaattgttACGTTTTAAAACTCACTAGGTAGGACCTAAGCGTTTTCATTGCAACccctttttaattgtaaatatatttttataggtagTAAATCTGCAAGCCACTTTTATGTGGACTTTCTTGGATGTGTTTATCATGTGTGTTGGGATGtatttatctaatttatttagagatataaacaaaattatatctgTACAAGTAGCTCAAGTAAGTATTGTCTACGTTAGTGAGGTATATTTGACACTATGTGTAACcacaatattttcttatcaaaaaaaaaaaaaatttaatacaccTGCTTGTGTCTACACCAATTTTCTCATATATGTACGTATTtattgagcagtgttagcATAGTGGATTGAAcatgcgattctcatccccgGGATCGTAGGTTTGAtttccggctgtgcaccaatggactttctgtctatgtaggcatttaacattcgctcgtaaggtaaagaaaagcatcgtgaggaaaccaacaagccttagacccaaaaagttgacgtgtgtcaggcacagaaggttaatcacctatttgcctattagaaatgatcacggaACAGATGGCAATTACCActggctcgtacggtgaaggaaattgTGAGGAAATCCTATTGTTGCCTGTCTTTgggaatatataatatatcttaaattGTGATGCTTTTAGCATACGAAAGTCATAGATCTAAATCGCATACTAAGACCCAAAACCGTGTATAAGGTCCCAAAGCTACTCCAGTTTATACAGAAAAGAGAatgagatacagaaatctaaggccaagGCCATTTTCCACTTGTATTTTTACAGAATTCGGTGGAATGGAGTTCGATTCGGCAGCATTACTCTCAAGTAATGAAGTTACTTAAACAAGCCAATAAAAACTTGTCATTTCTCATTCTGCTATCTTTTTTCactaacatatattatgtgtgtCTGCAGATGTATTACTCCATTCAGTATGTATATAGGTTTTCTATTTTTACCCTTTTATATAACTGTTTCTTACCTAGGTtacactgatttttttaagaaaatgaaCTAGTGTATTTGTGTTTGTAAAAAAGACATACTACCCgtattatttcttattcagATTCTATTTGATGTTATTATCTACTTACGTGTATAATCTGAGCcaagtgttaaataataacctttttttttgtagaacagggcacaaactatttaaatctatattaattcatttttaattatattactctatatttaaaaagatagtACCTATGATATAGTCAGTGCATATGTAAATAGAAATGATATATAAAcgtgaaattatattatgtatattttcttatactATAATGCCACAAGGGTCTTGTGCACTTGGCATTGCtaatcttttaagaattggtattttcttgaaggaacttTAAAAATCCAATCATTTGTTTGGCCAATTATGTTAACTATATTTAGAAGTCATTATTTCACTAATACATACCTAATTATATCTaactatttttcatttcaGTCGTGTTTATGATTCCCATAAAGGTTGCCCTCAAGAAGATGTAATATTGTAAGTAATTTGCAATAGTAACAAATCATTTAAGCAAatcaattgtttaataaatgcaatttttttaaagtaaattggAAATTCAAGAGTGAGagaaaagataaaaatgaCAAAAAGCTATTTGCAGGTTCAAAATGTATCTATtgtttaataagaatataatgtATTCAAATAGACTTATGAacgtaactaaaaaaaaatcataaaaattaatgctCCTATATCAGATGgcaatttgattaaataaatttttgattttacctgattttatttgtgaacttTTCAGATCAATTGATGGTATAGAATACAATGCATACTACATATTTTCTCTACTATTTCTCTTGCTACGTTCTTTTATGACATCGATGATGGCTGTTCAAGTCAACACGGAGGCACTGAAACCTTTGACAGTTCTACGCAATATTCAGACGCAAGAGTACACACTTGATGTTCGTACATTTCAAAATGATTACAGCTTTTTTTAGATGattgttaaatgtttaaattctCTTTGCTCAAAAAACTTAAAGCGGTAGTTAGGAACTACAAGTAGCTATTTCTGGAAACCCCAGACCTTTTTTGCCGGCAATTTAGCGCAAATTGCATCCTACATGCATATAGAAGTGCGTAGGGAGTTGTAAATTGCTATATTTTGTAGTtcgcaattgttttttttagtttggtTGGCTAAACGAATATGAGTGGGTTATTTCTTTCAGGTGCAACGGTTTATTCGTCAAATTCAGTACTGTAATCCAGCTTTGAGTGGAATTTGCTTTTCCGTCACTAAAAAAATGCTTTTCTCTGTAAGTATTATTAACCtgagtaaaatataaaatactaatatatatggattccaaatatattttcaaatacataATCAACTACCTATACCTAATTGATTacagtttaattatataatttcttttccATACAACTATTCCAAAATAATGCATTCGATGACAGTACCACGAACTTTGTCAATaactttaattgtctttgtCTTTCTTTATTCAATGTAGTAGTAGTTTTATATAGATAGAATATAGTTTCGTATACATGAGTTGAACAAGCCACTTGGTTGTTTGGCTTCAGCATGCTCAAAGTCATAACTACGAACCCCAGCTgggtaccaatggactttctatgtgcgaattgttttttattaacggAAGACTGTAGCCATGGTGGACCATACCTTCACTGGGTAATTCCCCTTATCCAGAAGGGAAGAGGAGAGTCACCCGATATTTGTgtgtatgtgcgcatttaacatttgctcgtaCTATCGCCTTACCTGCATGCCTTAAACCCATTTTGACGGCGTAAATGTAGTACAGAAAGGTGATCATCTACTATAACAAAAACCatccagaaatctgaggcccatacctgaagtatttccgatccaattcgacttagggctAATTTCACCAAACTCAGATAAGTTTTATTCCAAGGAATTAACCCTGGAATAgcaaattttacatttcacCAACTACTTAACCTGAGAATAAAACGTTATTCCAAGGATAAGATTTATACGCCCAATTTTGAACGAATACGGAGATATTCCTTGGTTAAAAATGGCCGCCATGTCATATCAGCTGTCAGGAttcatagaatttattattttaagataaaactaaacaataaagaaacaactttttcatttatatttgtttttttatatcgcAATCATATGGATTTTCGAGTCCAACAGCAACTGTTGAAATAAGACCCAAGATCCGGGTAAATAACGGGTCGTCAGATTTAGGCTTTGCAGGTCCCCCAcctaaacaaaaaatcaaatatagtTAAGAATGTCACAGTACCACCATAGGTCTATCATGAAGATGCTTTTAGCTGCGAAAATAAGCAtgtaaaatgataaaatgattttacCTGTTTGAATCATGTACTGCCTTGCAGCAGCAGATTCTTTTTTGgtgaatttttttaagcttTCCCATTGTGCCTTTAAATTTTCCGCGGTTCTGTGGCTGAAACTGGTTTGCGAATTGAATTCATTGGATATTTTAATCCACTCagcatttttttctttcatggTTACTGCGTCGGTACGCTTGTTTTCCACTATCTTAAAATGGTCAGTTATCAGATCTACCAGTAACATCTTCTCTGGCATTTGCCAGTTAGGACTTCTTTTTCTATCGGTCATTATCATGAACGATATTGtttctgttatttattttcttctttcaaatcaaaaccaaaataaacaCTCAGGCAAAACAAAGCTTCTATGACCTGACCACAGATTACAAAGTAGGTTCCATGACAGCTTCAAACTGACGTATAATCCAACTAAAGTAAAAAGTTCCATTTAACCTTCATGTTCTTTAAAGAAATTGcacatttaatttgttttcattatacactCATTCGTTCGTTCACTCAATATACACTTCCACAGATAAGCAAAACGGCTATTCCAAAGAATAGCTAATCTGAGACTAGTTTATCGGATGTTTTACATGGTGAAATGTAAAGTGAGTTATCTGGGATTAAATTCAAGCGAATATGTTTATCCTTGGTATAGCTATTCTCGGATAACTACGACATTGGTGAAATCAGcccttagggtccttcaagaaaagagcgtaccgatgcTTAAAAGGCCGGGCAACCAATGTCcttgggcggcggtattacttaacattgGGTAAGcccccgtttgcctcctattacataaataaaaaacatgagGTTACGCATATAGCAAGAAAAAATTCTATCGGTAAAGTGACTATATTGAACATTGATTGGAATTAAAATGTCCTTTTCTTTTCTAGGCAATAGCTACAGTAGTGACGTATGAAGTTGTCTTACTTCAAAACAGCCGCACTCGAGCGATGTCATATGACGGTGAATACGAAATGCATAAAAATGAAACTACCTTCttgcattatatatattaatccaTTACACAGGTCTGCAACAAAAATGCCGACTGGATTTTTTCAATAACTATGTATAGGTGTTctgaaaacataaataaaaactttgtatacTATAAGATTATTTTGCTACTGGggaaatttgattttattactgTTTTGAAATTCATACAGGACATAACTATTATTGCTTTCTAAATAAAGAACTCCTTGTGTGAGCAAATTAATGGACCAAAAAGTGTTGGCCTCCGAGGGAGCTTAACGTTGGCGGAAAAAAGTCCTCCATGAAACTTTGGTGCCTCCTCAAAGGTCTTCTACTACCGCTTCTTATAAAGCTAGGATTAATGAAGCAATTTGTAAATTCACCTCCAAGATGGTGGTTTCCAGACCTTTCGGAGGCAAAGTTGACGAAAGGTGTTTTCGTTGTCGATATTAGACGGTTGCTCTACAACTCATTGCAACAATGACGGATTTTCATAGAAGGCCATCCTTCGGCTTTCA is part of the Pieris napi chromosome 21, ilPieNapi1.2, whole genome shotgun sequence genome and harbors:
- the LOC125060528 gene encoding gustatory receptor 5a for trehalose-like, with the protein product MNCMKEQSINNNVIIRYVQVYVTQIFRLITFSLWKGAIYKVVNLQATFMWTFLDVFIMCVGMYLSNLFRDINKIISVQVAQNSVEWSSIRQHYSQVMKLLKQANKNLSFLILLSFFTNIYYVCLQMYYSIHRVYDSHKGCPQEDVILSIDGIEYNAYYIFSLLFLLLRSFMTSMMAVQVNTEALKPLTVLRNIQTQEYTLDVQRFIRQIQYCNPALSGICFSVTKKMLFSAIATVVTYEVVLLQNSRTRAMSYDGEYEMHKNETTFLHYIY